A single region of the Zygotorulaspora mrakii chromosome 4, complete sequence genome encodes:
- the ECM16 gene encoding ATP-dependent RNA helicase ECM16 (similar to Saccharomyces cerevisiae ECM16 (YMR128W); ancestral locus Anc_2.409) → MGTYRKRFNEKARAGQVAKQKILKRIRNKQFLRHAEDYDDSKVEEVENAKDTNAELLNPMTEEEKKVKKRKLQELFAPKESKISRLKKKRLDKFVEHQLDREEKKAILEKLQEYKVDTSLMTSLKNLGHGRQTKKQEFQEALSLEKQGRSDNRIQEILYEKVQQRDWNRENERMSSQSDETDNEEDGWDTADKNKSSFIDLRPVKNGGTGFGFGFANAKVVTRKVPKRKYNWKQRVELQERRKQDAGDEMDFLSSTDEAESLSSNESVTNEADKNTSEAESQYIENSDSSEDNEVDDSEDEASEEDKEEVSQVSIAADFKEWANKEIKKIEGTNKEYVMPPLKTLLQPVIREEDLDDGLIETQVPIDENSQRKAFFVDVKRPEEVNSVRMQLPVFGEEHKIMEAIHHNDVVIICGATGSGKTTQVPQFLYESGFGSENSPDYPGMIGITQPRRVAAVSMAKRVSIEMGDHGDKVAHQIRFDSNTGDSTRIKFMTDGVLLREMMKDFKLTNYSSIIIDEAHERNINTDILIGMLSRCVRLRAKEHAKDLKSHKKLKLIIMSATLRVSDFSENTALFPVVPPVLNVEARQYPVSIHFNRKTNYDYMEEAFKKTCKIHRKLPPGTILVFLTGQQEITQMVKKLRQEFPSQKGLKANRDLSSSVAVKVNSKNADIEAEDIDFSVKVMEKDNFDDGSISDGDDNSSEEEGFEEAVDQIQQKIGPLHVLPLYSLLPTNEQMKVFQEAPAGSRLCIVATNVAETSLTIPGVKYVVDCGRCKERKFNEVNGVQSFEIDWISKASADQRSGRAGRTGPGHCYRLYSSALFERDFKQFSRPEILRMPVESVVLQMKSMAIHNVLNFPFPTPPDRKALSTAIQLLQYLGSLDADEKITEDGKIMSLFPLSPRFSKLLLVSEEGGCLSYAVSIVSALSVGDPFIKEQELGIGNQPNHEEKLDEVDHSLSYAEKERQKVLRTKYYKSKAQFCKLDQFSDVFRLLSVVNAFDYIPEDQKGKFLHDNFLRGKFMEEITKLRKQLMYIIKSNTSKENVAVVIRDEDLKSKVPSETQLKLLKQMVCAGFVDQVAIRADCLFPEETTTINKTSIINIPYIPVLTLKTPEVSDCFVYIHPNSLLANIGEIPPKFLVYHSLHQNNSGKTRLNALCDIKSTPLANIARKGSLLTYSKPLNGQGLKIIPLTPTERYCYVVPRFGATLDGDLKVGWDLNPIPVHQEKVNGQWQVTKFILSKTYKSAEKDRRR, encoded by the coding sequence ATGGGCACTTATAGAAAACGATTTAATGAGAAGGCAAGGGCGGGCCAAGTGGCGAAAcagaagatattgaaaagaatcagaaataagCAATTCCTCAGGCACGCTGAGGATTACGATGATTCTAAAGTAGAAGAAGTAGAAAATGCTAAAGACACTAATGCTGAGCTTTTAAATCCCATGACggaagaggaaaaaaaggtaaagaaGAGGAAACTGCAGGAGCTTTTTGCGCCCAAGGAATCTAAGATCTCGAGActcaagaaaaagagattgGATAAATTTGTAGAGCATCAACTAGACAGAGAGGAGAAAAAGGCCATTCTAGAAAAGCTACAAGAATACAAAGTGGATACATCTTTGATGACAAGTCTCAAAAACCTGGGTCATGGTCGACAAACGAAAAAGCAAGAGTTTCAAGAGGCACTGAGCTTGGAGAAGCAAGGCAGAAGTGATAATAGAATACAAGAAATTTTATATGAGAAAGTTCAGCAGAGGGATTGGAATCGAGAGAATGAAAGAATGAGCAGTCAAAGCGATGAAACCGACAACGAAGAGGATGGCTGGGACACTGCTGACAAGAACAAGTCATCTTTCATTGATTTGCGACCAGTCAAAAATGGTGGAACAGGTTTCGGATTCGGTTTTGCAAATGCAAAAGTTGTGACCAGAAAGGTTCCTAAACGTAAATATAACTGGAAGCAACGGGTTGAATTACAGGAGAGACGAAAACAGGATGCTGGCGATGAAATGGATTTTTTATCTAGCACAGATGAAGCAGAATCTCTCTCATCAAATGAAAGTGTTACAAATGAAGCAGATAAAAATACTAGCGAAGCAGAAAGCcaatatattgaaaatagtGACAGTAGTGAAGATAACGAAGTTGATGACTCTGAAGATGAAGCTTCAGAGGAAGATAAGGAGGAGGTTTCTCAAGTTTCGATTGCGGCAGATTTTAAGGAGTGGGCCAACAAGgagattaaaaaaatcgaaGGTACTAACAAAGAATATGTGATGCCTCCTTTGAAAACTCTTTTACAACCTGTTATTAGGGAAGAGGACCTGGATGATGGTCTGATTGAAACGCAAGTACCGATTGATGAGAACTCGCAACGTAAGGCATTCTTCGTAGATGTTAAGAGGCCCGAAGAAGTTAATAGTGTAAGAATGCAATTGCCAGTATTTGGAGAAGAACACAAAATAATGGAAGCCATTCATCACAATGACGTTGTAATCATTTGTGGTGCCACTGGTTCTGGTAAGACAACCCAAGTTCCCCAGTTTTTGTATGAATCTGGATTCGGTAGCGAAAACTCGCCGGACTATCCTGGGATGATAGGAATTACGCAGCCCAGAAGGGTGGCTGCGGTTTCTATGGCCAAGCGTGTGAGCATTGAGATGGGAGATCACGGTGATAAGGTTGCGCACCAAATAAGGTTTGATTCTAATACTGGTGATAGTACTAGAATCAAGTTCATGACTGACGGTGTTTTATTAAGAGAAATGATGAAGGATTTCAAGCTTACAAATTACTCATCTATTATCATCGATGAAGCACACGAAAGAAACATTAATACTGATATATTGATTGGTATGTTGAGCCGGTGTGTCAGATTGCGTGCCAAGGAGCATGCCaaggatttgaaaagtcaCAAAAAGTTAAAACTTATCATTATGTCTGCGACATTAAGGGTATCAGACTTCAGTGAGAACACAGCACTATTTCCTGTGGTACCGCCAGTTCTTAATGTGGAGGCTAGACAGTACCCGGTTTCCATTCATTTTAATCGCAAGACTAATTACGACTATATGGAagaagctttcaaaaaaacatgtAAAATTCACAGAAAATTACCTCCGGGTACTATTTTAGTGTTTTTGACAGGCCAGCAGGAAATTACACAGatggtgaagaaattgagaCAAGAATTTCCATCTCAAAAAGGTCTCAAAGCAAATAGAGATTTATCTTCTTCTGTTGCGGTCAAAGTAAACTCTAAAAATGCTGATATAGAAGCTGAAGATATTGATTTTAGTGTCAAAGTAATGGAGAAGGACAACTTCGATGATGGTTCCATAAGTGATGGGGATGACAATAgctctgaagaagaaggctTTGAGGAAGCGGTTGATCAAATTCAGCAAAAGATAGGTCCGTTGCATGTATTGCCACTTTACTCTTTGCTACCGACAAATGAACAAATGAAGGTTTTTCAAGAGGCTCCTGCAGGATCGAGACTATGTATCGTGGCCACAAATGTCGCAGAGACCTCTTTGACGATACCCGGTGTCAAATACGTTGTCGACTGTGGAAGATGTAAAGAGAGAAAGTTCAATGAAGTCAATGGCGTTCagagttttgaaattgactGGATAAGTAAGGCTAGTGCGGATCAGCGGAGTGGTAGAGCTGGTCGTACAGGACCAGGTCATTGTTATCGTCTCTATTCATCAGCTCTTTTTGAACGGGATTTTAAACAATTTTCACGTCCAGAAATCCTAAGAATGCCTGTCGAGAGTGTTGTTttacaaatgaaaagtatgGCTATTCATAATGTTTTGAACTTCCCATTTCCAACTCCACCAGATCGAAAGGCTTTGTCCACGGCTATCCAGCTTCTTCAATACTTGGGTTCATTGGATGCGGATGAGAAGATTACTGAGGACGGGAAGATAATGAGTTTATTTCCTTTATCTCCCAGATTTTCGAAACTTTTACTTGTTTCGGAAGAAGGCGGGTGCTTGTCATATGCTGTCTCTATTGTGAGTGCCTTATCCGTTGGTGACCCCTTCATCAAGGAACAAGAACTTGGCATAGGTAATCAACCTAATCACGAGGAGAAACTAGATGAAGTTGATCATTCTTTATCATACGCCGAGAAGGAAAGGCAGAAAGTTTTAAGGACCAAGTACTACAAAAGTAAGGCCCAATTTTGCAAACTTGATCAGTTCAGTGATGTGTTCAGACTTCTGAGCGTTGTCAATGCCTTCGACTATATCCCAGAAGATCAAAAGGGTAAGTTTTTGCATGATAACTTTTTGAGAGGGAAGTTCATGGAAGAAATTACAAAATTGAGGAAGCAATTGATGTATATCATTAAATCTAACACcagcaaagaaaatgttgcGGTTGTTATACGTGATGAAGACTTGAAATCTAAAGTTCCTTCTGAAACGCAACTGAAGTTACTCAAACAAATGGTATGTGCAGGGTTCGTTGATCAGGTGGCAATTCGAGCAGATTGCTTATTTCCAGAAGAAACAACTACCATCAATAAAACATCCATCATAAACATACCTTATATCCCGGTTTTAACCTTAAAAACTCCCGAGGTATCCGACTGCTTTGTATATATCCATCCAAACTCCCTCCTAGCTAATATTGGTGAAATACCTCCAAAGTTTTTGGTTTACCATTCTTTACATCAAAATAATAGCGGTAAAACAAGATTGAACGCGTTATGTGATATCAAGAGCACACCATTAGCCAATATCGCAAGAAAAGGTTCTTTGTTGACCTATAGTAAACCTTTAAATGGACAAGGCCTGAAAATAATACCTCTTACACCAACAGAGCGGTACTGTTATGTCGTTCCTAGATTCGGAGCAACATTAGATGGCGATTTGAAGGTAGGCTGGGACTTAAATCCAATCCCCGTGCATCAGGAGAAAGTCAATGGACAGTGGCAAGTCACTAAATTCATTCTAAGTAAAACATACAAGTCTGCTGAAAAAGACCGACGTCGTTAA
- the SMF3 gene encoding putative divalent metal ion transporter SMF3 (similar to Saccharomyces cerevisiae SMF3 (YLR034C); ancestral locus Anc_2.407), translated as MVQENRMRFSMGALVPVLRKFMKFVGPGIMVSVAYMDPGNYSTSVSGGAQYKYALLFAVFISNIFAIVLQCLCIKLGSVTGYDLAENCRRHLPRKVNLMLFAFAEVAIIATDLAEVVGTAIALNILFGLSLNVGVLLTVLDVLVILLFYHQDGHSMKRVRSFEIFVSILVAGTLICFVLELFQISIPNKGDLLKGYLPSSIIFKDKQALYISLGILGATVMPHSLYLGSSIVKPRLQEHDLKKYGKIQVRPSLNAIKYCLNYSYAELIISLMFVATFVNSAILIVAGTTLFGKPEAEDADLVSIYNLLVHYISPAAGLIFALAMIFSGQSAGIICTVAGQIVSEGFLEWSLPPWATRLCTRLIAIVPCLFVTLTMGETGISDILNLSQVVLSLILPIVSAPLIYFTANRKIMTVPDVYNDQVDEQTPLNNTGKVNKADFTNSNWLTVVAVSIWALIGGLNCYLVACFILGEDVHF; from the coding sequence ATGGTGCAGGAAAACAGGATGAGGTTCAGTATGGGGGCGTTAGTGCCCGTACTGAGAAAGTTTATGAAGTTTGTAGGCCCTGGGATCATGGTCAGTGTCGCATATATGGACCCCGGGAATTATTCAACAAGTGTATCTGGGGGTGCTCAGTACAAGTATGCGCTGCTGTTTGCGGTTTTCATATCTAACATATTCGCCATCGTACTACAGTGTTTGTGCATCAAGCTGGGGAGTGTGACGGGTTACGATTTAGCAGAGAACTGCCGTCGTCACTTACCGAGGAAAGTCAATTTGATGCTGTTCGCTTTCGCCGAGGTGGCGATTATAGCGACTGATTTAGCGGAAGTGGTGGGAACTGCTATTGCGCTGAACATTCTGTTTGGGCTTTCGTTGAATGTTGGTGTTTTATTGACGGTGCTTGACGTGCTGGTGATCTTGTTGTTTTACCACCAGGATGGCCACTCTATGAAGAGAGTCAggtcttttgaaatatttgtcAGTATATTGGTTGCAGGCACGCTCATTTGCTTTGTCTTGGAGCTGTTCCAGATTTCCATCCCTAATAAAGGCGATCTCCTCAAAGGATACCTCCCATCCAGCATCATATTCAAGGACAAACAAGCGCTTTACATATCTTTGGGTATTCTAGGTGCTACAGTTATGCCACATTCATTGTATTTGGGTTCGTCCATTGTCAAGCCAAGACTACAAGAACatgatttgaagaaatatggTAAAATTCAAGTGCGTCCAAGTCTAAATGCAATCAAATACTGTTTGAATTATTCCTACGCGGAGTTGATTATATCTCTGATGTTTGTCGCTACTTTCGTCAACTCTGCTATATTGATTGTAGCGGGCACAACTCTATTTGGAAAACCAGAAGCTGAAGATGCCGATTTAGTATCAATTTACAATTTATTAGTGCACTATATTTCACCGGCTGCTGGACTGATATTTGCTCTAgcaatgattttttcagGCCAATCTGCAGGTATTATATGCACTGTAGCAGGGCAAATTGTTTCTGAGGGCTTTTTAGAATGGTCTCTACCACCATGGGCTACAAGACTATGTACAAGGTTAATTGCTATTGTGCCTTGTCTTTTTGTCACCCTTACAATGGGCGAAACCGGGATttcagatattttgaaCTTGTCACAAGTTGTGTTATCGTTGATCTTACCAATTGTCTCAGCTCCTTTGATTTATTTCACCGCAAACAGAAAGATTATGACCGTTCCTGATGTTTATAATGATCAAGTGGATGAGCAGACACCGCTTAATAACACAGGTAAAGTCAACAAAGCTGACTTTACGAATAGTAATTGGCTAACAGTGGTAGCTGTCAGCATTTGGGCTTTAATCGGTGGATTAAACTGTTACTTGGTGGCATGCTTCATCTTAGGTGAGGACGTacatttttga
- the RSC58 gene encoding Rsc58p (similar to Saccharomyces cerevisiae RSC58 (YLR033W); ancestral locus Anc_2.408): MGSDLHFSDLLQNIRSIFIPASSKCKVLDESFPAKFFEKEPSKIFESYVKFIKSRSNAEGIIKNEDKLALTTISARFESGDYSPDVGGLYKLYHDVKLVCTILIHYHPQGTRNYQMVDKFYKFGTELILRECYKLGASLTKSDRENSVGNEDRDNELNQIIAEDFITISTNYQVPLTQTYHIKTKDQDLFSSSIAKSTLDERPHELPNSNFELNKVIPQTNICEEAPRLGFVAANTSNIPDPTLPPTEMMARFLHPNWYALPTTMWLKYGEYKSWAPSFKENGTVIDSTTRGIIWLERVGYVEMYRKMEESRNSKSIHSEVNVAENDEKKNNDDLEKVSEEKTDQQMQKLNGENGKSGSTESKKQEFVNGKGAVDNDVATSIPASEAAPDGNKVSEPLLIKLENLLDWSPGNYIDDDEIEHLKNGTHDELVSATLLKIKKLRKLRISRKISKPSLEEIKAYYKVRRLLKEVLLAKQTRSLPMKHCRSFPVLQANYNGSIPVVRVQPTRKRKSKK; this comes from the exons ATGGGTTCAGATCTTCATTTCTCAGATCTGCTTCAGAATATCCGATCGATTTTCATACC CGCATCTTCGAAATGCAAGGTTTTAGATGAGAGCTTTCCTgcaaaattctttgaaaaggaGCCCAGTAAGATTTTCGAGTCATACGTCAAATTTATTAAGTCAAGAAGTAATGCAGAGGGAATAATCAAGAATGAAGATAAATTGGCTTTGACCACCATATCAGCTAGATTTGAGAGTGGTGATTATTCACCAGATGTGGGTGGACTTTATAAACTTTACCATGATGTCAAACTTGTATGTACTATACTGATACACTACCATCCTCAGGGCACCAGGAATTACCAGATGGTGGACAAGTTCTACAAGTTTGGTACTGAGCTTATATTAAGAGAATGTTATAAGCTAGGAGCTTCCCTTACAAAAAGCGATCGTGAAAATAGTGTCGGTAATGAAGATAGAGATAATGAATTGAATCAGATCATTGCAGAGGACTTTATCACGATTTCGACTAATTATCAAGTTCCGTTAACTCAAACGTACCACATTAAGACGAAAGATCAAgatcttttctcttcatcCATAGCAAAATCTACTTTAGATGAAAGACCGCATGAATTACCCAACAGTAATTTTGAACTGAATAAGGTAATTCCCCAAACAAATATTTGTGAAGAGGCTCCGCGACTGGGGTTCGTTGCCGCAAATACTAGTAATATTCCAGATCCTACTTTGCCCCCTACAGAAATGATGGCAAGATTCCTACATCCTAACTGGTATGCACTTCCAACCACAATGTGGTTAAAATACGGGGAATATAAGTCCTGGGCGCCTTCATTCAAGGAAAATGGAACTGTCATCGATTCCACCACCCGTGGGATAATTTGGTTGGAAAGAGTTGGCTATGTGGAGATGTATAGAAAGATGGAGGAGTCAAGAAATAGTAAGAGCATTCATTCGGAGGTAAATGTGgctgaaaatgatgaaaaaaagaataacgATGATCTTGAGAAAGTTTCAGAAGAGAAGACTGATCAGCAAATGCAAAAATTAAACGGCgaaaatggaaaaagtGGATCAACTGAAAGCAAGAAGCAGGAGTTCGTCAATGGAAAAGGAGCGGTTGACAATGATGTTGCAACGTCAATTCCGGCTTCTGAAGCTGCACCTGATGGAAATAAAGTCTCAGAACCACTTTTGATAAAGCTTGAAAATCTTCTGGATTGGTCACCTGGTAATTATATAGATGATGACGAAATCGAGCATCTGAAGAACGGAACGCACGACGAACTCGTATCAGCAACTCTActgaagataaaaaagTTAAGAAAGTtgagaatttcaagaaaaatcagcaaaCCATCCttggaagaaataaaagcTTACTACAAGGTTCGCAGATTATTGAAAGAAGTTCTTTTGGCAAAACAAACTAGGTCATTACCAATGAAACATTGCAGGTCGTTTCCAGTTTTACAGGCAAATTACAATGGTAGTATACCGGTAGTAAGGGTACAACCAACGAGAAAGCGGAAATccaagaaatga